Within Dermacentor variabilis isolate Ectoservices chromosome 8, ASM5094787v1, whole genome shotgun sequence, the genomic segment TTGTAAACATCTGAGggttgtatgcagttatttccaTACGTTATATACacacattatttttttccttctgcgcTGTTCTGAAAGAGGATACGGCTTGTACGTGTTTGTGGGTTATATGGGGAAAAATATGTTATTTCCTAGCCAGCTCCTTGCAATCTCAACTTAtgaaaacattgccaaagttcagTGTGTGATCAAGTGGAAATCCGCTGATGAAGTCTCATACGAGACAAATTTTTTGTGCCAGAGAATCGCAACAACTTTTGCAAGTGCCAAATTAGGCCTCCAGGCCTCAAGTGCTCATTAAGGATAAAGGAGCTAGCTTGATCCtagcatttttattcttctctaagAGTCGTAGGAATCCAAGAGAGTAGTTAAACACTCCACATTCTCCCATTTGCGATTTTTTAGCCTTCTGAAAATATACTTCTTGTAAGCGAACTTCACAAACGGCGACATGAAGCATTCAAGTGCAAAAATATTGAGTAAATTAAAAAGGGCCATTAGAAGATTTTTGTTTCATCCTACTTAAGATCACCCAGAAtatctcaaataaaaaaaatgcggcTTGTTATTAAATTTAGCATCTGTGTTCTTTTTTCGCATTTCATAATAACTCTTAAgcgcttttgttttatttgtgcagcGTCGAGGCCCTGTATTTCTCCATCCACTGCCAAACGTGACAACTCAAGGCAAGGATGCCTCCACCGATGTCACCTGTGTGACTATGAGGCTAATGAACTATTTCTTCTGGAAGCACATGCCAGTGTCCATACTGCCGAGAAGCCGTTTGAGTGTCCTTCATTTTCTCAGAGCTTCTCAAGCAAGGGTCACCTGCAAGCCCATGTGATCAACAACCTCAccggcgagaagccatatcagtgctctTTCTGTTCTAAGGGCTTCGTCTACAGATCCAAATTAGAGAATCACCTGCGCTCCCACACtggtgagaagccatatcagtgtccTTCATGCTCTCAGCGCTTCACACGAAAGTGCTCCCTCAATCAGCACCTGCGCGtacacacaggcgagaagccatatcagtgtccttcatgctctcagagatTCTTGGTAAAGGGCCAACTGGAAGCCCACCTGtacacccacacaggcgagaagccatatcagtgcgcTTCATGCTCTCTGGGCTTTTTTCTGAAAAGCCGCTTAATTGTTCACATGCGcagccacacaggcgagaagccatatcagtgtccttcatgctctcggagctatTCACGAAAGAGCGCCCTCAATAGGCACCTGCCCATCCACACACGCGAGGATGCATTtaagtgcccttcatgccctcagagATTCTTGGTAAAGGGCCAACTGGAAGCCCACTTGTACACCCACACAGGCTTGAAGCCATATCAGTGCACTTCATGCTCTCGGGGCTTTTTTCACAAAAGCCGCTTAATTGTTCACATGCGcagccacacaggcgagaagccatatcagtgtccttcatgctctcggagctacTCACGAAAGAACTCCCTCAAAcagcacctgcgcacccacacaggcgagaagccatttaagtgcccttcatgctctcggagatTCGTGTTAAAGAGCCAACTGATATCCCACTTGTACACCCACACAGGCTTGAAGCCATATCAGTGTCCTTCATGCActcggagcttctcacaaaagAACAACCTCAATGTGCacttgcgcacccacacaggcgagaagccatatcagtgcccttcatgctctaaGAGGTTCTCATTCAAGTCCAGCCTCCAAAACCACATGAAGCGGGAAGCCTGTTCAATGCCCACTCAGCCTTCAGAGATTCTCGTTGCGGAATGCCCTGAAGACACACCAGTGCCTTCATCCAGAtgagtgtccatatagtttcACCCTCTGCTCCACGTCCTCATCACTTTAACAGGCTTAGAAGAGCACAGCACCATGATACTCTAGGGTAGGTCAACAATCTCTTTGAACTAGTCTCAGTTAAAAATCTACATACGTGCAGCATGTTACGTAGTGTTCAACAGCATCAGGTAGCACAAGTGTCTCCACATGCTCCTAAGCGGACGCTTTCGCTCGGGCcccactccgatgccgcctataaacgcatgtaaaacgcagtaatgcttttctgagataaccagtGGACTGATTATAAGGAAATTTGTTACATCTGAGAGATTAGATTGAATTCTGGCGATTGCTGGAAGCAGATTTTTGGTTAAGGCCTGAATGTTATAACAGGAATTTACAAAGATTGTTCAGCTTGAAACAAAAAATTGAAGCAATATGTTTATAAATTTGTAGCTCTGCATCTAGAATTGGTATTGTAGTTCTGTAAGCTGTATATGATAATAATACAAAGTGTACAAATTAGTTTTATCAATTTATATCTTTTGTGAAATTGTCACATTGTTTTCGGGGACCTtgcaaatgtcatcatcatcaccctattttatgtccactgtgggttgaaggcctctccctgcaatctgcaattaccccattcctgtgccaaccgattccaactagcgcctgcgaatttcctaatttcatcgctccacctagccttTTACCATAtttgactgcgtttcccttctcttggtacccattctgtaaccctaatggtccagcggttatctaacactttgcatgacctgcctagctccatttttttctcttaatgtgcaTTACAATGTCgactatccccatttgctctctgatccaaactgctctttttctgtctcttaatgtgaTGCCTAGCatacttcgttccatcgctctttgcgcagtcctcaacaaattctcaagcttctttgtcaatctccaagtctctgcctcatatgtcagcaccagtaaaatgcacagaTTGTGCACCatccttttcaattataatggtaagctcccagtgaggagctgacaatgcTTTCCGTATGCAATTCAACCCATCtttattattctatgaatttccttctcatggtcagggttccctgtgattagttgacctaggtgaacgtactccttcacggactctagaggctgacttgcgatccttaactcttgttcccttgccaatctattcagcattatctttgttttctgcttattaatcttcaaccacacttttacattctctctgttaaggttctcaatcatttgttataactcgtctgctatgttgctgaatagaacgtcatcgacaaaccgaaggttgctgagatattcgccttcAATCCTTaatcttaagccttcccagtttaatggcttgaatgctttttccaagcacgcagtggagagattgtttccctttctgacccctttctttataggtaccttcctacttgtgtagaattaatgtagctatggaatctctcaagatattttccaaggtatttacggaAGCGGtctatactccttgattacgtaatgccgctatgactgctggtatctctactgaaacaaatgctttttcgtaatctatgataacaatacagagaggcttattgtactctgcaggttTCTCGATTACCCGAATGATGACGtgggtgtgatccattgtagagtaccccttcctgaagccagcctgttcccttggttgactaaagtccagtgttgcccttactttattggagattattttggtgaatattttatgtaatactgggagtaagctcaTGGGCGCATAATTTTTGAAttccttaacgtctccctttttgttgattagtataatgtttgtataATTAGTATAATGATTAGTATAATATagtccagttttctgggacccttgcagtcaatagacactttgTAAATAcgtagagctgccagttttccaagcattgtctcctccctctttgattaaattgactgttattccatcttcctctgccgcgcttcctcgtttcatgtcttgcgaggctcttctgacctcattgctagttataggacGAGTTTCAaaatcctgttcattactgtttgagTGGAGGTATCCTgtctcctctgggtactgtacgtGACCTTATAGAATTCctgcgctgcttttactatacctttgagattgctgatgatatttaccctgcttatattttagtgcatacatcttgctttgtcctatgccaagtttctttcttactgatttcaggctgcatccattttttgtggcttcttcagtctttctcacattatagtttcgaatagcAGTTATTTTCACCtttttggtcagttttgacagttcctcgaattctatcttatctcttgagttggacactttcattctttgtcgttcctTTATTAGGTCCTCTGTTACTTCGGAGCGCTTGCCTACTGatcgccttggtgccttgcctcccatttcaattgctgcctcAATAGCCAGCCTAGTTATAGttttattcattacctctatgtcatcttcatctctctgtcctaaggctgcatatttgtttgcaagtaccagcctgaatttgtatgCTTTTACCCTAACTGCCTCgtggttgacctgtttcttcttgaccaattttactctttctctcttcaaatggaTTGAATCCTAGCCCTTACTAGCCTATGataactgcactttaccctgcctttcacttctacatcctgcactatgctgcgatcagcagaaagtatgaagtcaatttcacttcttgtttctccattagggctGTTGCTACGCTTGCTGAAAAAGGTGTTGGTTATTCGAAGCTTTCTGCGATTTCTACTAGGATATCTGCTGTAGCGTTCCTAGAATCTATGCCGTacttgccaattgcttgttcaccagcctgctttttcctccacttttgcattgaagtcgcccattactacagtatattgagtttgcacttttctcatcgctaattgaacatcttcataaaactgatataCGTCTTCATTATCGTGACTTgatgttggagtgtaggcttgtactacctttaatctatacctcttgttaagtttgaTTATGACCGCAGCTACccccattatcattgaaaaggaaagtatacaataagggcattttaccagtgctgacatatgggacagagacctggagactgacaaagaagtttgagaacaagttaaggaccacacaaagagcgatggaacgaagaatgctaggcataactt encodes:
- the LOC142589957 gene encoding uncharacterized protein LOC142589957, encoding MSLAESITAKMACHTPSKVVAHVDVGMQCSLPLADKSVGCSLKPGRESRSVQTMEAVEQLSSTSASRPCISPSTAKRDNSRQGCLHRCHLCDYEANELFLLEAHASVHTAEKPFECPSFSQSFSSKGHLQAHVINNLTGEKPYQCSFCSKGFVYRSKLENHLRSHTASRPCISPSTAKRDNSRQGCLHRCHLCDYEANELFLLEAHASVHTAEKPFECPSFSQSFSSKGHLQAHVINNLTGEKPYQCSFCSKGFVYRSKLENHLRSHTGEKPYQCPSCSQRFTRKCSLNQHLRVHTGEKPYQCPSCSQRFLVKGQLEAHLYTHTGEKPYQCASCSLGFFLKSRLIVHMRSHTGEKPYQCPSCSRSYSRKSALNRHLPIHTREDAFKCPSCPQRFLVKGQLEAHLYTHTGLKPYQCTSCSRGFFHKSRLIVHMRSHTGEKPYQCPSCSRSYSRKNSLKQHLRTHTGEKPFKCPSCSRRFVLKSQLISHLYTHTGLKPYQCPSCTRSFSQKNNLNVHLRTHTGEKPYQCPSCSKRFSFKSSLQNHMKREACSMPTQPSEILVAECPEDTPVPSSR